The Flavobacteriales bacterium genome contains the following window.
GCCAAAGTCTTGTCGGCGAGCCCAAGGGGCAATCAGGCGCACCCGGATCACCGGGAGCCCTCCAGTTCGTCACGAAATAGATGACTCGGGCGTCGGAGGGAGCAAACGCAGTCCTGACTTTCCCAATGGTTTGGCAGTCACCAATGTGAGATCTACGTCGTCGCACTGCACATGGGAGAGCCGTTCAAGTGGACCGGGATTCAATGTGTTGTTCTTCTCCAGCATGGCATACACCTCCTTTATGCCCACGTAGGATTTGCCGGTACCGGGTATCTCACCCATGGGCGGGATTTCCGAAGGCCCCCATCCCACCTGATAGTTCGTATGAACCGAGAAATCGGCCGTGTGCCGATTCATATGCGCTCGGTTCTGCAACTCAAAGGACCAGCCCACAGTTCCGTCCGGCGTGATGTAATTTGCCGTACCGTCGCCACCTTCAATCTGGCTCCATAAATAGTCGCCGCTGCCGTTTGGCTTCCTGACACTGGTGCCGTTGTCCTGCGTTCCCATCATTACCGTCCCAGCTTCTACTTGGGAGGAGGCATGATGGAATATAGTGCCCGTGACTAGCCCATTGTTCAGCGTGCTCCACTGGCTCGCACCGGTTGTGAGCGCCGTAATCGTCGTCGACTTACTGATACCGCCATCGTGCCCAATCCAAACGGCATCACCTTGTGGGGTGAAGGCGAGTCCGTGACTGTCGGCATGAACGTTGTCGCTATAATCATCCATCATTGCGATTGTTCGCGTGCCATTGTCCAATAGACTTCGATAGATTTTCGCACTACCATAGTAGGCAACTATTTCGCCGTTGTAACTGATGGGACCAACCGCGATCGGCAGCCACGCGTTGGAGCAGTCTTTGTTCGTGTTCTCAACGAGCAACAGGCTATTCCATTGTCCGGTTGTCGCATCGAACTCCGCCGCGAAACTCCGATTCCCGCCTGCGCCTTGTCGCACGAGGAGGGCGTACAGCATTGCCGGCGCGGCCGGCGTTGTGGCCAAGTTGATCCGCGTGGGCTTTGTTACACTGAACTCCGGGGCCGAATCAAAGTCAAGACCGAACCCTGGTCCTGTGATGGCGGACCAAGTACCCAAATCACCGAATGACGTCGATTGGTAAACGTCCTTTCCGGAACAGTATACCGTTGACGGGTCAGAAGGCTTGAACACCAACCCTTTCCAGTGATTCTCGGTTGGCACAGCCAGCACAGACTGCCATTGAACAGAGGCAGCGGGATCCAACGCATTCTGTGTTCTGTATATCCCGTTGGTGGTGGCTACAAGAAGTGTAGAAGGCAAACCAGGCGCCAGCTCAATCGCTGTAATGTTGTTAAGACCGGGATACTGGTTCAGCCAGCCGTTATTCAGGTGCTCCCAAGTAGCACCACCATCCATGGTGCGAAAAACACCGGTTGAAAAGCTCGTGCGCCCATCGGTGTCTCCTGTGCCAACGAAAATGACCTCACCATTCGACGAACTCACTGCAAAATCGGCCACTCCAGCCATAGGGAACGAGGAGTCGCTGAAGGGCTCCCATGTCGCACCAGCATTGGTGCTTCTGAACATACCTCCAAGGGAGGATGCACAATACATGGTTTGGTTCAATGATCCAAACCCAGGGTCGAACCCAATGGAATGCACCTGCCCAGTGCCAGGCGAGTAGCTGCCGTTTCCACCGAGACTGGGCGTGTTAAATGGTCCGAGGGAAGTCCAATTCGACCCCCAGGGGTTGCTTGACTTGGGATGCGCCGGATACCAGTTCAAGTAATCCGTTAACCCATCGGCGGCCTTTTGGAAATCGCCCGATGGATAAAGCCGGGCACCCCAGAACATCATAGCCTTCACATGCTGCGCGTACAAACTTCCTTCCTCCGTGGGGTCCAGCAAATTGTCCGCCTGGCTGATGAAATCCGTGTTCCAATCCCAAAGCGTAGCTCCAACATCCGGAACAGTAGATTGTGCTTGTGCGCACAGAGCTAGGTGTACGCTGCACAACACCGAGAGGCTGTTTCGGAGCAACACTGGAAGCCGAGTCCCGCAAATGTTTTCGTTGTTCGCCTTCATCTGAATCAGGGTTTTGCCTTGGGCTCCAGTTGGCCGGTGGCGCCCTTGCCGGATGAGTTGAGATTGACTAGGGTCGGGAACCCCATTTGATTGCCCTTCATCGTCTCGTGGCTGCACAGTATAAAACAGAGCCGCGGCTACGCCCCCCGGCCATAGCACAAATCGGCACGTTCACAGCGAACCGAGAAATGAGTTGACGCTGATTCGCTTTGCGCATGACTTTTTATTACGGCACAACAAACCAGCGCAAAGCGCCGACCATTTCCAAATCCCGCTTGTCATCATTTTGGAGGATAGGGCGTGATGGCCAACGGTTGGCGAGGTCGGCAAACCAACCTTAGCACCACCTCTTGTCTTTGTTAACAAGGACAACCCGTCGGGCGCATCCTTCTTCTTCCCTGCGTTAAGCCGGTGTGTCCTACATCCCGTCCACCGTGCAGGGCGCTCCGGTTCACTGGCAGGTTGTTGCCGTCGTACCGCCTAGCGGCCCTGTCTCACCAGGGCCCCCGACCGACAGAAGTGTGGGCACTTCCAACAGAAGTGAGATCCCAACCGACAGGAGTGCGGACACTTCCAACGGAAGTGAGTGCCAAGTTGGCGGGATTGAGTTTGGACGGGAATCGGTAGCTGGCTCTACAGGCCTCAGAACACCTCCTTCACAATGGCCCTCACCGCCTCGCTGCGGCCCATGGTGTAGAAGTGCAGGCCGGGCACACCAGCCTTCTTCAGCTCGCGGGCCTGTTGGATGCCCCACTCGATGCCGATGGCCTTCACCTCTTCGTCGTTCTTGCAGCGTTCGAGCGCGTCGGTGTATTCCACGGGCAGGTCGATGTGGAAGGTCTTGGGCAGGAACTTGGTCTGCTTGCGCGTGGTGATGGGCTTGAGGCCGGGCAGGATGGGGACGGTGATGCCGTTGGCGCGGCACTCTTCCACAAAGGCGAAGTACTTGCGGTTGTCGAAGAACATCTGCGTCACCAGGTACTCGGCACCGGCCTCCACCTTCTGCTTCAGGTAGGCCATGTCGGTGCTGCGGTTCAACGCTTCGGGATGCTTCTCGGGGTAGCATGCTGCCCCGATGCACAGGTCCGTGGGCGCGGCTTCTTCCTCCTCTTCATAGAGGTACTTGCCTTTGTTGAGCGCCGTGATCTGGTGGATGAGGTCAACGGCGTGCGCATGACCATCGCGCTCGGGGATGAAGTTCGGCTCGTTCTTCACGGCATCGCCGCGCAGGGCCAGCACATTGTCGATGCCCAGGAAGTTGAGCTCGATGAGCGCGTCTTCCGTGTCTTCCTTGCTGAAGCCGCCGCAGATGAGGTGCGGCACGCTGTCGATATTGTACTTGGCCTTGATCATGGCGCAGATGCCCACGGTGCCGGGGCGCTTGCGCAGGCGGATCTTCTGCAGCAGACCGTGGCCGCGCTCCTTGTAGAGCACCTCCTCGCGGTGGTAGGTGACGTTGATGAAGCTCGGCTTGAACTCCAGCAATGGGTCGATACCTTCGTAGATGCTGGTTATGTCGCGGCCCTTGAGCGGGGGGAGGATCTCGAAGCTGAGCAGGGTGCCTTTGGCGCCGCGCAGGTGGTCAATGACTTTCATCGTGCAACTGCGCACGCCGGGCGCAATGGCGGCGAAGATATCCGCGCTGCCCGCAGGGGATCAGCGGAGCAGCGTCACATGCCCGCTGTACTCGCGGCCATCGGCCAGGCGAAGCACGAAGAAGTAGGTGCCTTCGCTGACATCCTTGGCGTTCCACGTGTTGCGGTAGCTGGAGTTCTCGTACACTACGTTGCCCCAACGGCTGTACACGGTGAGGTTCGCCCCGTTGTAGAACTGGAGCCCGCTGAACTCCAAGTAGTCGTTCTGTCCGTCGCCGTTCGGACTGAAGACGTTGGGTACTTCGATCTCAACGGGCAGCACGGTGTAGATCAGTTCGTAGGTGTCCGTGCAACCATCAGCCGTGGTCACGGTCAGCGTCACGGTATAGTTCCCGGGCAGGTTGTACGTGTTGGTCGGGTTCTGCACACTGCTGTTCCCTCCGTTGCCGAAGTCCCAAGCCCACGACGTGATGTTGCCGCCATTGCCGAGGCTCGTGTCGTCGAAGAGCACGGATGTTCCCGGTGGCACGGGGCCTTGCGGGTCCGGGACGAACCCAGCCGTCGGTGCAGGAGCGCTCAACACGGTGACTGCCGCGCTAGTACCCGTGCAGCCGCTGGCGTCCGTCACCGCAACGGAATAGGTACCCGTGCCCACGGTGATTGTGGGGTCGGTGCTGCCGTTGCTCCAGGTGTAGTTGGTGTAGGGCTGCGTGGTGCTCAGCGTGGTAGGCTCGCCAGCGCAATTGAACAGCACCCCCGTGATGACCGGCTGCGGCGCGGGCGAAGCAACGATGGTAAAGGGCTGGCTGGTGAGCGGGCAACTGCCGACGATCCCGGTAACGGTATAAACACCCGCACCAGCTTGGATGGTCTGGCCTGTGGCTCCGTTGCTCCACAGATAGTCGGTGAAGCCCGGCCCCGCATCCAATGTGGAAACCTCGCCGGAGCAAATGGTGCTATCGCCCGTGATGGCGGGCGGGGCACCGGGGCTTTGCACCACTTCCACCACGATGCTCACGTTGGTGGTGAGGGGAGGGTTGCCGTTGTCGGTGCCGGCATAATCGATGTTGTGGAAGCCGATGTCGGCCACCGTTGGCGTGAAGCCACTGACGACGGTAGCCGTAATGCCGCTGGTGTTGCTCACTTCAGCGTAGCTCGGCAGTGAGATGCAGCTGCTTGTAGCGGTGACCGTCTGACCGGTCTCAGGAGCGATGAAGTCGAGCTGGATCTCCGTGTAGGAGCCTGTGCACACGGTGATGGTGTCGCACAGGAAAGCGCTGCTCGCGATGGGTGCGATGTTGCTGCCGGTGGTGCTGGTACTGAACACGAAATGCTTGAAGTCGAGCCAATCGCAGCCGTCGTTCGCCCCGAAGGGACCATCGTAGGCGGAACCCGGTTGATCGAACGTACCGAACTGGATGTAATCAACTCCATTGCCGAGGTTGGCGCCTACCACCGCAGGTGAGCCACCGAAACCGTTGGTGCCGCCGCTGGCGTCACCAGTGGTCCAATCGATCTCCTTATAGCAGAAGCTCACGTTGTTGCCGGGGCCGAGGATCGGATCCGTGCCGTCGGTGATGATCAACTGGATGAATACTTTCTTATCGGTGTACATGCTGAAGTACCCACAGTCGTCCCAGTTCACGTAGAGAGCGGTCGGTGTCACCTTGTACTTCACCGTTCCGCCGTTGAGGCCCATGCCGTCGTCGCCACGCGTATCAATGTCGGCCCAGTAAGGCGCCACCATGGTGAAGCTGGCCGTGGGGAACCCGGTAGCGGTGAACGTCGCCCAAGGCGCATCGAAGGAGATGTTGCCGTTGTTGTTGATGAAGAGGGTGCTGAAAAGCTGGCCGTACAGGTCGAACTGGAAAGGGATGGTGATCGCAGCGCTCGACCCGTCGTCGTTGGGGGTCATGGCCAGTGTGTATGCCGCATCGGGCTGTATCCAGCAATCGCAAGCCAAGTTCCCTCCGCCTTTCGCAGTGCCTGCGGCCTGCACGGCCGCTTGCTGAACCGGCTCCTTCATCATCGGGCGCGCGTTCGCGGGCAGCGTTCCGTTGCGTTTGCGCAGATCGTACTCTCCGACGGATAATTCAACGGTTTGGGCGATCCCAGGAACCGTGTTCGCCAACAAGGCCATCGCCACTACGCGGCGTATCAACTTCTTCATCGTTCGTTCTCTTTCGGTTCTATGACCGGCTCACTTGATCAACGTCACGTGGCCACGGTACTCCTTCTTTCCGCCTTCGCGTTCCGGCGCGGTCTTCAGCAGCCAAGTGTACAAACCTTGTTGCAGGACCTCCCCACCGTTGCGGTGCTTGCCGTCCCACGCCTGTTGCAGGTCGGTGCTCTGGAAGACGATGCTGCCCCAGCGGTCGAAGACCATCAGGGAGTACTGCTCGGGATCGCTGCCCAGGATACTGGGGAAGAAGAGGTCGTTCACGCCATCGCCGTCGGGTGTGAAGGTGTTCGGCACGAAAACCAGGAGCGGATTGCGGATCTCCACCACGCGGCACACGGTATCCACGCAACCATAGATGTCCTGCACGGCGAGGCACACATCGTAGAGACCACCAAGGTCGTTCGGGAATTCGAAGGCCAGGTCACGTTCATCGCTGGTGCCGAGCAGTTCGTTTGTGCCTTGCTCGGTGATGGTCCATGCCCAAACGACGGCTTGTGGATCATCGTTCTGAAGAGCCACTACGCTCTGTGAGATGGTGGCCGGGTTCGGGTAAGCGGTGAATTCGGCTGAGGGTGGCTGCTCCACCACGATCATGTCCACCAAGGTGAGGTTGCTCACGCAGCCACTGTCGGTGGTCACCGTCAGGCTCACGGTGTAGAGCCCCGGATTGGTGTACGTGTTGAACTCACTTGTGGTGCTGGTTCCCGTGCCGCCGTCGCCGAAGTCCCATGAACAGTTGTCGCTGAGCAGCGGGTCGGTGTTGTTGGTGAACTCCACATCGAGCGGTGCGCAGCCGGCCACGGGCACAGCAGCGAACTGCACATCGGGCAGGGGGTTGATGAGCACATCAACGATGCTCGTATCGCTGAGCGCATTGCACGCTCCAACACCGTAGGCCACGTAGCGATACAGACCTGATGCGTCCGTTGCAGGCAGCAACGTGCCGCTGTGCGCCGCCATGGACGGGGCATGCCATGCGCCGCCGCCGTCCGGTCCGCCGGTGAGCAGGTTGAAGAGCACTGTGTTCGAGCCGTCCTTGCAGATGTCGAACACGGCATCTTCGCCTGCATAGGGAACAGGATCGGCAGTGACGGTGATGACCGCCGACAACGTCGGGCACGGAGCAGTACCCGTCATGGTGTAGGTGTACGAACCCGGTGCGGCGAGCGCGGGATCGATCGGGTTGGTGAAGGCTGCGTTAGCGGGGTCGGTCCAGGCGCCGCCGGCATCGGGCGTACCACCGAGCACCGTGAAGAGATCGACCGCTGGATCGGCCCGACAGAGCGCAAAGGTGTTGTCCGTGCCGGGATCAACAGGCTGGTGGATCGTGATGGAGACGGTGCTGCTTGCACTGGGGCAAGGGTTGATGCCGGTGATCGTGTACGTGTAAGTGCCGGAAGGATCCGTTGAGGGGTCGAGCGTGCCGGTGTGCGCCAGGTTGTTCGGGTCGGTCCATGCGCCGCCTGCATCCGGAGTGCCGCCCAACAAGGTGAAAAGGTCTACAGTGGCGTTGTCCGCACAGTAGGTGCCACTACCGGGGGTGCCCGCATCCGGCAACGTCTGGATGGTCACCGTAACGGTTCCAACGGATGTGCAAGCCGCGCCACCGACATCATACACATAGGCACCACTGACGTCCGTCGCAGGGTCCAGTATCCCGGAGTGGGCATTGCCGTTCGGATCGATCCATGTGCCCCCAGCCGGAGTGCCCGGCGCGAAAAGGGTAAAGAGGTCGATGCCCGGTGATTGATCGCACGTGGTGTAGGAAGCCGGCGCGATCGGCACTGCGGGCGGCATCACCAGAACGTTCATGCTGAGCGTACTGGTCAGCACTGGCAGTCCATTGTCCGTGCCCTCGAAAACGATGACATGGTTCCCCACGTCCGCCATCGTGGGCGTGAACATGGTGGAAATGGCCGCTGAAACACCCGACGTGTTGCTCACGATGGTGTAGTTGCTCAACGTTGTCGCGTACGAATTCGCGGTAGTGATCTGGTTCGGTTCCGGACTGAGGAAGGTGACGTCCAATTGCACGGGGATGCCCACACAGACGATGATGCTGTCGCACGCGCTTTGTCCTGTGATGATCGGCGGAACGTTCGCGGAGGTGATATCCGTGCTGAACTTGAAGTACTGGTTGTCCAGGAAGTCGATGCCGTCGTTCAAGCCAAAGGGGCCATCGTAAGCAGCACCGGCCTGGTCCACACGGGTGAACTGCATGTAATCCACGCCGTTGCCATGGTTGGCGCCTACGTTGGCCGCACTGCCACCGAAGCCGTTCGTGCCACCGCTCGCAGCACCGGTGGTCCATTGCATGTCCTTGTAGCAGAACGAGACATTGGCACCGTTCACCGCGGGATCAGTGCCATCGGTGATGATTATCTGGAACGTGTTCAGCAGGTTCGTTTGCTGGCTGAAGTATCCCACGTTCGTCCAGTTCACGTACATCGCGGTGGGCGTCACCTTGTACTGCACGATGTTGAGGCCGGCACCAGGGCCGCGCAGATCAACATCGGCCCAGAACGGTGCAGCCAACGTTGTTCCCGCGTATGGGAATCCCGATGCCGTGAACGTGCCGAGGTAATTTCCGAAGGAAACGTTGCCGTTGATGTTGATGTACACCGTGTTCCACAACTGCCCGTACATGTCGAAGCTGAACGGCAATGCGATGGGCCCATAACTGCCATCATCTGCATTGTTCCAACCATTCGCGTTCCACTGGGTGTTGTTGTCGATGGTGGTGTAGCTGGCATCGGGTTGAATCCAGCAGTCGCAAACGCCGCCACCGCCTTTTGCAACGGCGGGTGGCGTGGCACGCGTCGGGGCGGTTGCGGGAGCAGCGGTCAATGGCACGCCGTAGGTCGCCGCCTTCCAAGCGTCATAGCTGGCTTGGTCGCGCACGCGCTCCTGCGCGGCGCACTCCATCATCATGGCTGCCACTACCCACGCGGCAAGTATCAAGGTGCTCCGTAGCGTCCGTTGCATGGCAGTGTTCAGTGCGTGTTCAACCGCACCACCGTGCCCTTCGTGATCGTCTTGCCATCGGGCCCGGTGGCTTCGATCGCATAAAAGTAGTAGCCCTCCGGACAAAGCACACCACTGGGGTCTCGACCATCCCAAGGGGTGAGGTCGTTGGAGCGGTACATCAGGCGGTCGCTCGATGCGCTGTAAATGCTCACGCGGATCTCGCTTACACCGGTGGCGCTCACTTCCAAGCGGTCATTCACGCCGTCGTTGTTCGGGGTGAATACGTTGGGAATGAACAAGCTGGCTTCTTCGGTGCGCAGTGCAGGCTCGGAGCTTTGATCGGGTTCAGGCTCTTTCGTGGCCTCAGGCTGACCATGCACTTGAGGGTCGGGCGTTATCGCAGGGGCCGGATTCTCGTCCACCTCTTTCTCTGCGCGCGCCATGATCTCCTGCACCGTGCTGAAGTTCGGTCCTATCTCATGTGTTCTCCCCTCCGCCGGGCGAACGGCCGGTTCATCCTCCGCGCTGCGGTCACTTCCGGAGGTCTCCGGAGAGATGATCGTGAACGTGGTCGCCGCAGTGATGTTCGACAGCTCCGCTGGCAACCCTGATGTGGCCTTCTCTTTTCCAGGGGCTTCAGCATCGGTCCCTTTCGACGATGGATCAATAGGCGGAACCGCATGCTCCTCCTCCTGGTCAGGTGTACCCACAACTACTTCGACCGATGGCTGAACTACAGCC
Protein-coding sequences here:
- the metF gene encoding methylenetetrahydrofolate reductase [NAD(P)H] → MKVIDHLRGAKGTLLSFEILPPLKGRDITSIYEGIDPLLEFKPSFINVTYHREEVLYKERGHGLLQKIRLRKRPGTVGICAMIKAKYNIDSVPHLICGGFSKEDTEDALIELNFLGIDNVLALRGDAVKNEPNFIPERDGHAHAVDLIHQITALNKGKYLYEEEEEAAPTDLCIGAACYPEKHPEALNRSTDMAYLKQKVEAGAEYLVTQMFFDNRKYFAFVEECRANGITVPILPGLKPITTRKQTKFLPKTFHIDLPVEYTDALERCKNDEEVKAIGIEWGIQQARELKKAGVPGLHFYTMGRSEAVRAIVKEVF
- a CDS encoding gliding motility-associated C-terminal domain-containing protein, coding for MKKLIRRVVAMALLANTVPGIAQTVELSVGEYDLRKRNGTLPANARPMMKEPVQQAAVQAAGTAKGGGNLACDCWIQPDAAYTLAMTPNDDGSSAAITIPFQFDLYGQLFSTLFINNNGNISFDAPWATFTATGFPTASFTMVAPYWADIDTRGDDGMGLNGGTVKYKVTPTALYVNWDDCGYFSMYTDKKVFIQLIITDGTDPILGPGNNVSFCYKEIDWTTGDASGGTNGFGGSPAVVGANLGNGVDYIQFGTFDQPGSAYDGPFGANDGCDWLDFKHFVFSTSTTGSNIAPIASSAFLCDTITVCTGSYTEIQLDFIAPETGQTVTATSSCISLPSYAEVSNTSGITATVVSGFTPTVADIGFHNIDYAGTDNGNPPLTTNVSIVVEVVQSPGAPPAITGDSTICSGEVSTLDAGPGFTDYLWSNGATGQTIQAGAGVYTVTGIVGSCPLTSQPFTIVASPAPQPVITGVLFNCAGEPTTLSTTQPYTNYTWSNGSTDPTITVGTGTYSVAVTDASGCTGTSAAVTVLSAPAPTAGFVPDPQGPVPPGTSVLFDDTSLGNGGNITSWAWDFGNGGNSSVQNPTNTYNLPGNYTVTLTVTTADGCTDTYELIYTVLPVEIEVPNVFSPNGDGQNDYLEFSGLQFYNGANLTVYSRWGNVVYENSSYRNTWNAKDVSEGTYFFVLRLADGREYSGHVTLLR
- a CDS encoding gliding motility-associated C-terminal domain-containing protein, whose translation is MQRTLRSTLILAAWVVAAMMMECAAQERVRDQASYDAWKAATYGVPLTAAPATAPTRATPPAVAKGGGGVCDCWIQPDASYTTIDNNTQWNANGWNNADDGSYGPIALPFSFDMYGQLWNTVYININGNVSFGNYLGTFTASGFPYAGTTLAAPFWADVDLRGPGAGLNIVQYKVTPTAMYVNWTNVGYFSQQTNLLNTFQIIITDGTDPAVNGANVSFCYKDMQWTTGAASGGTNGFGGSAANVGANHGNGVDYMQFTRVDQAGAAYDGPFGLNDGIDFLDNQYFKFSTDITSANVPPIITGQSACDSIIVCVGIPVQLDVTFLSPEPNQITTANSYATTLSNYTIVSNTSGVSAAISTMFTPTMADVGNHVIVFEGTDNGLPVLTSTLSMNVLVMPPAVPIAPASYTTCDQSPGIDLFTLFAPGTPAGGTWIDPNGNAHSGILDPATDVSGAYVYDVGGAACTSVGTVTVTIQTLPDAGTPGSGTYCADNATVDLFTLLGGTPDAGGAWTDPNNLAHTGTLDPSTDPSGTYTYTITGINPCPSASSTVSITIHQPVDPGTDNTFALCRADPAVDLFTVLGGTPDAGGAWTDPANAAFTNPIDPALAAPGSYTYTMTGTAPCPTLSAVITVTADPVPYAGEDAVFDICKDGSNTVLFNLLTGGPDGGGAWHAPSMAAHSGTLLPATDASGLYRYVAYGVGACNALSDTSIVDVLINPLPDVQFAAVPVAGCAPLDVEFTNNTDPLLSDNCSWDFGDGGTGTSTTSEFNTYTNPGLYTVSLTVTTDSGCVSNLTLVDMIVVEQPPSAEFTAYPNPATISQSVVALQNDDPQAVVWAWTITEQGTNELLGTSDERDLAFEFPNDLGGLYDVCLAVQDIYGCVDTVCRVVEIRNPLLVFVPNTFTPDGDGVNDLFFPSILGSDPEQYSLMVFDRWGSIVFQSTDLQQAWDGKHRNGGEVLQQGLYTWLLKTAPEREGGKKEYRGHVTLIK
- a CDS encoding gliding motility-associated C-terminal domain-containing protein, producing MKQKDELIDALRERLSDLEAPVDPGLWAGIQARMAEAAVASGTDPVTELFRDGLKDAEAPVDPGVWSSISSQLSHPAVAGTVSVGAWVGGGIAAAVVVGGLWWGMSANDAPAVVAEKQPVAAEQAVVQPSVEVVVGTPDQEEEHAVPPIDPSSKGTDAEAPGKEKATSGLPAELSNITAATTFTIISPETSGSDRSAEDEPAVRPAEGRTHEIGPNFSTVQEIMARAEKEVDENPAPAITPDPQVHGQPEATKEPEPDQSSEPALRTEEASLFIPNVFTPNNDGVNDRLEVSATGVSEIRVSIYSASSDRLMYRSNDLTPWDGRDPSGVLCPEGYYFYAIEATGPDGKTITKGTVVRLNTH